A window of Roseburia hominis A2-183 genomic DNA:
TTCTGGATTTTCTGTACCGCGAGGACGTCGCCATGCTCAATTTTGACTGCGTCTGCTACGCCACGCCAAATCAGGCCGTCGTCGATGCGCTTGACGAGGACACCCGCAATGATACCACGATCTTTCCTCCTGACGATGTCTTTGCGAACTGCACGGTCTACAAACAGCTCGGCAGCGATACCCCAGAGCTTTACAGCTATCTCTGGAAAACATTAAAGTCCGAATAGCATCCGACATTTTTAGTAATATTGTCCAATTGCTTTTTGACTTTCTATATGATAAATTAAATCCACATAAATGCAGCTACGCATTCATGTGGATTTTTCTTCCCCATCTGTACGATTTTACTTCCCCTCCATTCATTCGGAGGATTTTATGAATTACCACGATTTCAAGCAGCAGATCATCTCTACTCTCTCGGACCGCCTCGGCTCCGATGTCCGCATCACTGTTTCAGACATTCTCAAAAACAACGATACCCATCTTGACGGACTCACCATTCTCGCGCCCGGTCAGAACCTGGCGCCCACCATTTATCTGGATTACTACTATGGACAGTATGAGCGCGGCAGATCGTTTTCCGACATCACAGACGACATTCTGACCGCCTATCGGGAGAACCGTCCCAAATCCCCTGTTGACATCTCTTTTTTCACCGACTATGACAAGGTAAAATCCCGCGTCACAATGAAGCTGATCAACTATGAGCGCAACCGCGAACTGTTAAAGCGGGTTCCCTACTATCGCTTTTTGGATCTCGCCATCGTCTTCTTATGCCTGGTGGAATCTGATTCTTCCGGCACAGCAACGGTCCTGATCCACAATGAACATCTCACTTACTGGGGGATTACCAGAGACGACCTCTACGCCCTCGCCATGGCAAACACACCGCAGCTGCTCCGCTATGATCTGCGCAGCATGACCGAAGTTCTGCGCGAGCTGTTTGCGGATGAATTTGCGGATCCAGCGGGAAACGATCTCATTGAGCCTTTTCCGATCTACGTTCTGTCCAACCAGCACAGGCTCAACGGCTCCTCCTGTATTCTCTATCAGCATCTGCTGCACGATTTTGCCCGGCGCATCGGCAGTGATTTTTATATTCTGCCGAGCAGCGTCCACGAAGTTCTTCTGATTCCCGCAGACAACCAGATCAGTATGTCCACACTCTCCTCCATGGTCCGGGACGTCAATTCGTCCCAGCTGGCCAGAGAAGAGATTTTGTCGGATCACGTCTACTACTACTCCCTCGAGACGGACCAGATCACTATGTGATCCTATGGTCTGCCCACGATATCCTCATACAGCCGCGCATACATCTCCGCTGACTTTTTCCAGGAGAAATCCTCCCGCATCGCACGCTCCGCAATGCCGTTCCAGCATTTTCTCTGCGTGTAATACACGCGCATCGCATAGCGGAGGACGCCCAGCATTTCATGCGCATTATAATTGGCAAAGGAGAATCCTGTGCCGGTCTGCTCGTATTCATTGTACGGCATCACCGTATCTTTCAGCCCGCCCGTCTCGCGCACGATCGGCACGGTTCCGTAGCGAAGACTCATCAGCTGCGACAGACCACACGGCTCAAACAGCGACGGCATTAAAAACGCATCGCAGGAGCCGTAGATGCGGTGTGCAAGCTCCTCCGAGTAGCCGATCGTCACGTGAATCTTCTGCGGATATTTTTCCGCAAAATAGCGCAGCATCTCCTCGTAGCGCGCCTCACCGGTACCCGCCACCACAAGCTGCAGACGCTCGGTGCTCATCAGTTCATCCATCACATAGGCAATCAGGTCAAATCCCTTCTGATCCGTCATCCGGGACACCATTCCAAGTAAAAATACGTCCTTATCCACCGGGAGTCCCAAAAGCTTCTGAAGCTTTAACTTATTGAGTCCCTTCCCCTCCGTGTGATTGGTCTCGTTGTAATGGTTCGCCAGATAGGCATCTGTCTGCGGATCATATTCCCTGATATCAATGCCGTTTAAGATTCCATACAGGCTGCCTTCCCGGGCGCGCATCAGACCGTCCAATCCCTCTCCGCCCTCCGGCGTCATGATCTCTCTCGCATATGTGGGGCTCACCGTCGTGACCGCATCGGCATACACCACACCGCCCTTCAGGTAGTTGGCCTCCCCGTAGGACTCCAGCTTATCCGAAGAAAAGATCTGCTCTGGCAGACCGGTAATATCTATAACCGCCGGCAGTGAGAACCTTCCCTGAAACTTCAGATTGTGAACGGAAAAGACCGTGCGGATATTGGAATAACATCTCTGATCCCCGTAAAATGTCCGCAAGAATACCGGTACCAGTCCCGTCTGCCAGTCATGGCAGTGAATGACATCCGGCCAGAAATCCAGATACGGCAGCGCCTCTAACACCGCTTTCGAGAAGAATGCGAACTTCTCCACGTCCTCATAGATATTGTGATACGGCTTATCTCCCGCAAAGTAGAATTCATTGTCCACAAAATAGTATGTAATGCCGTTCTGTACCGTTTCAAAGATACCGACGTACTGTCTCCGCCAGCTGAGATTCACATAGAAATGGCAGACAAACCGCAGCTGTGCCTTCCACTTTTCATCCATGCATAAATACTTTGGCATGATAATGCGCACATCAAAATGCTTCTTATCGAAATACCCCGGCAGCGATCCGGTCACATCCGCCAGACCACCCGTTTTCATAAACGGCACTGCTTCCGAAGCTGCAAATAAAATCTTCATCATGTAATCACCCCCAGGCTTTTTGATCCCTCT
This region includes:
- a CDS encoding DUF5688 family protein, which codes for MNYHDFKQQIISTLSDRLGSDVRITVSDILKNNDTHLDGLTILAPGQNLAPTIYLDYYYGQYERGRSFSDITDDILTAYRENRPKSPVDISFFTDYDKVKSRVTMKLINYERNRELLKRVPYYRFLDLAIVFLCLVESDSSGTATVLIHNEHLTYWGITRDDLYALAMANTPQLLRYDLRSMTEVLRELFADEFADPAGNDLIEPFPIYVLSNQHRLNGSSCILYQHLLHDFARRIGSDFYILPSSVHEVLLIPADNQISMSTLSSMVRDVNSSQLAREEILSDHVYYYSLETDQITM
- the glgA gene encoding glycogen synthase GlgA; the encoded protein is MMKILFAASEAVPFMKTGGLADVTGSLPGYFDKKHFDVRIIMPKYLCMDEKWKAQLRFVCHFYVNLSWRRQYVGIFETVQNGITYYFVDNEFYFAGDKPYHNIYEDVEKFAFFSKAVLEALPYLDFWPDVIHCHDWQTGLVPVFLRTFYGDQRCYSNIRTVFSVHNLKFQGRFSLPAVIDITGLPEQIFSSDKLESYGEANYLKGGVVYADAVTTVSPTYAREIMTPEGGEGLDGLMRAREGSLYGILNGIDIREYDPQTDAYLANHYNETNHTEGKGLNKLKLQKLLGLPVDKDVFLLGMVSRMTDQKGFDLIAYVMDELMSTERLQLVVAGTGEARYEEMLRYFAEKYPQKIHVTIGYSEELAHRIYGSCDAFLMPSLFEPCGLSQLMSLRYGTVPIVRETGGLKDTVMPYNEYEQTGTGFSFANYNAHEMLGVLRYAMRVYYTQRKCWNGIAERAMREDFSWKKSAEMYARLYEDIVGRP